Proteins encoded by one window of Chryseobacterium aquaeductus:
- a CDS encoding DUF5362 family protein — protein sequence METKSPFEQFDELRIDSAGKLFLKETAKWTAFLAILGYIGIGFMVLAALFMMSFGASMSSYKTMMPMGGGAFLAIFYLVFAALYFIPINYLYKFSSNMKLAIQTNNQANLTKSFEYLKSHYKFIGILTIIVFSIYILIFLGAMFMGASSML from the coding sequence ATGGAAACAAAATCTCCTTTTGAACAATTTGACGAATTGAGAATCGACAGCGCAGGGAAACTTTTCTTGAAAGAGACTGCAAAATGGACTGCCTTTTTGGCAATCTTAGGTTATATCGGAATCGGTTTTATGGTACTTGCGGCTCTTTTTATGATGTCTTTCGGTGCCTCGATGAGCTCTTATAAAACGATGATGCCAATGGGCGGCGGAGCTTTTCTTGCCATTTTTTACTTAGTTTTTGCTGCACTTTATTTTATTCCTATCAATTATCTTTATAAATTCAGCTCAAACATGAAACTTGCTATTCAAACAAACAATCAGGCAAATCTTACAAAGTCTTTCGAGTATCTAAAATCGCATTACAAATTTATCGGAATTTTAACGATCATCGTATTCAGTATTTACATTTTGATCTTTTTAGGAGCTATGTTTATGGGTGCCAGCAGTATGTTGTAA
- a CDS encoding Gfo/Idh/MocA family protein, with amino-acid sequence MLKAGLVGAGHLGKIHLRLLNQSDKYEFIGFHDKDAENGKKLEAEFGYKYFENLEELLNQIDMLDIVTPTLYHYDYALKAIEKGLHFFIEKPITQTLEQAEEILHKCREFGIKAQVGHVERYNPAFIGAKDYIQNPMFIEIHRLAEFNPRGTDVSVVLDLMIHDLDILLSVVKSKVKNIHASGVCVVSKSPDISNARIEFENGCVANLTTSRISMKAMRKSRFFQKDAYISVDFLEKKAEVIRMKDAPENPTPFDMIIENAEGEKNQILFEYPNIQLNNAILDELNSFADAILQDKNVEVSLEDGTEALKVALKIMELIR; translated from the coding sequence ATGTTAAAAGCAGGTTTGGTAGGTGCCGGACATTTGGGAAAAATACATTTACGACTTCTGAATCAGTCTGATAAATACGAATTTATAGGTTTCCATGATAAAGATGCAGAGAACGGAAAAAAACTGGAAGCCGAATTTGGTTATAAATATTTTGAAAATCTTGAAGAATTACTGAATCAAATCGATATGTTGGATATTGTAACTCCAACGCTTTATCATTATGATTATGCTTTGAAAGCTATCGAAAAAGGTCTTCATTTTTTTATTGAAAAACCAATCACCCAAACACTTGAACAAGCAGAAGAAATTTTACATAAATGCCGCGAATTCGGCATCAAAGCACAAGTAGGACACGTTGAAAGATACAATCCCGCATTTATCGGAGCCAAAGATTACATTCAGAATCCAATGTTTATCGAAATTCACAGACTTGCAGAATTTAATCCGCGCGGAACTGATGTTTCGGTGGTTTTGGATCTGATGATTCATGATCTGGATATTTTGTTGAGCGTAGTAAAATCGAAGGTAAAAAACATTCACGCAAGCGGTGTTTGTGTGGTAAGTAAAAGTCCGGATATTTCAAATGCAAGAATCGAGTTTGAAAACGGTTGTGTTGCGAATCTTACGACGTCAAGAATCTCGATGAAAGCGATGCGAAAAAGCAGATTTTTCCAGAAAGATGCTTACATTTCTGTTGATTTTTTAGAGAAAAAAGCAGAAGTTATCCGAATGAAAGACGCTCCTGAAAATCCTACTCCATTTGATATGATCATTGAAAATGCTGAAGGTGAAAAGAATCAGATTTTATTTGAATATCCGAATATTCAGCTTAATAATGCAATTTTGGATGAATTAAATTCCTTTGCTGATGCTATTTTGCAAGATAAAAACGTGGAAGTTTCTTTGGAAGATGGTACGGAAGCTTTGAAAGTGGCTCTTAAAATCATGGAACTTATTCGTTAA
- a CDS encoding protein-L-isoaspartate(D-aspartate) O-methyltransferase: MQDSFAHKGKRKILVEYLRQKIGISDENVLSAMNEVPRHLFIESIFEDFAYEDRAFPILAHQTISHPSTVAEQSELLQLKEGEKVLEIGTGCGYQTAVLIAMKGLVYTIERQKDLFDYSKKKFKELHLYPKFQSFGDGFAGLPTFAPFDKIIVTCGAAVLPTELLKQLKVGGKMVIPLGPTDEQVLYRFTKISPTEIEKEEFGAYKFVPMLNSTNQ, from the coding sequence ATGCAGGATTCATTCGCACATAAAGGAAAAAGAAAAATTTTGGTGGAATATCTTCGTCAGAAAATTGGTATTTCAGACGAAAATGTACTATCAGCGATGAACGAAGTACCGAGACATCTTTTTATCGAAAGTATTTTTGAAGATTTTGCGTACGAAGATCGTGCATTTCCAATTTTGGCGCATCAAACGATTTCGCATCCTTCAACTGTTGCCGAACAGTCTGAACTTTTACAATTAAAGGAAGGCGAAAAGGTACTTGAAATTGGTACAGGTTGTGGGTATCAGACCGCAGTTTTAATTGCAATGAAAGGTCTAGTTTACACGATTGAAAGACAGAAAGATCTGTTTGATTATTCCAAGAAAAAATTCAAAGAATTGCATTTGTATCCTAAATTTCAAAGCTTTGGAGATGGTTTTGCGGGACTTCCGACTTTTGCGCCATTTGATAAGATTATTGTAACCTGCGGAGCTGCAGTTTTGCCAACAGAATTATTAAAACAACTGAAGGTTGGTGGTAAAATGGTGATTCCTCTAGGACCGACAGACGAACAGGTTTTATACAGATTTACAAAAATTTCGCCTACAGAAATAGAAAAAGAAGAATTCGGAGCGTACAAGTTTGTTCCGATGTTGAACAGTACAAATCAATAA
- a CDS encoding DUF1801 domain-containing protein, with translation MINPDIVDYNGNQSDSDNAICTLLSKIIDAELENSENKIWHAHPVWFLDGNPIVGYSKQKKGIRLMFWSGKSFNEEKLIVEGGKFQDASIFFNDQSEIDEADLKRWLEKSVEIQWDYKNIVKRKGDLIRLK, from the coding sequence ATGATCAATCCCGATATTGTTGATTACAACGGAAACCAATCTGATTCGGATAACGCAATCTGCACTCTACTTTCAAAGATCATTGATGCAGAATTAGAAAATTCAGAAAATAAAATTTGGCACGCACATCCGGTCTGGTTTTTAGATGGAAATCCAATCGTAGGCTATAGCAAACAGAAAAAAGGAATCCGTCTGATGTTCTGGAGCGGAAAATCTTTCAACGAAGAAAAATTGATCGTGGAAGGCGGAAAATTTCAGGATGCGTCAATATTTTTCAATGATCAATCTGAAATTGACGAAGCGGATTTGAAAAGATGGCTGGAAAAATCTGTTGAAATTCAATGGGATTATAAAAATATTGTGAAAAGAAAAGGCGATTTAATCAGGCTTAAATGA